A window of Chelmon rostratus isolate fCheRos1 chromosome 18, fCheRos1.pri, whole genome shotgun sequence genomic DNA:
ATGAAATGATGTACTTATGACTGAGGTCATACtgctgagaggtgtttctaattttttgtcttcctcattTACATTCCTGATGGAGGCAGAATACTAGAAACACCCTCCAGTATAACACCATCACCAACTTTGACATCAGTTTTAAACATATGAACTCCTTTATAACTGTCAAAAACCTGAACATCATAGGCATCATACAGTAAACTTCATGGCGGAACAGCTGTATTTTCGACTGCGCAGGTGATGTTGcagataatgttgctccataactgctggatgtgttaatAAGCAATACGATAAGCACTGTTCACAtctttctgtgctgtttgctgcccccaagtggccaaaaaattaATCGTTGCACTTTAAAAGTCAGCCTGTGTGCGTTGGCTGAAAAGCAGCCACTGTGACAATCACGTCATAATGCCGAAATCTACTGTTACACGACTGGAGAGGAGTCATAAAGTCAagactgcagcaacaaaacCGACTACCAACGAACTCAACTTCTCGTTTTAAGAGGAAAAGTCGTTTTTTTTGATGGTTATAGTCTCACTTTAAAGACAGACGCCTCCTGTTATCCTACTGTTCCACAAGCTAACGGCCATGTGTggttttaatggaaataaaaacacattagaaACATAATTTATGTAAACGCCCCAAAGCTCAGGATGAGTCATCCAAAATATTTGTAGGTTTTACAGGAATACAGTATTTAGCTCTTAACTACAGATAGATGAataaacaacacagcaacactggaTTAGAAGTTTCAGTATTTTTCACTTCAGTGTCTTCAAGGTGGAAATGACAAATTTCAGAAATtggtttttattcatgtatttatcaGAGACGTCTCTTTGGCACCTCTCAGCTGTAAGCTGGCAGCTTTgctcaaaaacaaagaataaacacagagcaggatttttaaaactttattaaatCTCTCAGCAAATGCAGGTTAATCAGCAGTGAAGTGGTGCGCTGCCATCCGCTGgtctgaaagaagaaaaacatcgTAGTGCTGTTAGAGTACGTCCTGTCTGCTGTATttctcacacactgcagtaaTGAAATGAGGAGGCCGTCACCACAGTGGTAGAGTCTGTTCAGCTTCTGTATGTCCAGCTGGCTGAGATGCGTTCTCTGACCCATCTGAGCTCCACCCTGCTTGGCCAACACCGTCGGACTTCCATCTAGACTGAAAAAATACCTGCAGCACAAGAACAGAGCATACGTTTGAATACAACAAGACAAAGCAGCTCCATCGTTTCATTCCGGTGTTCAGTATGATCCCGTTAAAAATGAAGATATTCATATTTGTACGTCGATGACTGAGCTCTGTGggggaagctgctgcagctgttcagcACTGATAATCTGTCTCCGCTCAGACTTACTGTCCATAGTGCATTATGGAGTTGAGGTCATACGGCAGGTTCAGAGTGTCCCCACGTTTCTTCTTGAAGTTCTTCTGTCTCCCTACAACCAAAAGTTCCAGGTGATTTATTTCACCGTGCAGACGTGTCGAAAACACAGAAGCTCCAAATGTTTCATacatgcatcagtgtgtgtgtaatgtgaagcGTCTCCCAGCCAGCAGAGGAGTTCACCTGGCACGATGCTCTGCCACTGCACAGTGATGTACTGATCCCGATCTTCGCGGGTGTGTTCGTGATGCAGGCCCAGAGCGTGAATGATCTCATGGCAGAGATTCCCCACACTGCACGAGTGGGAGTAATACAGCTTCTGGGCTCCTCCTCGACAACCAACAGAGGAGGCGCAGCTGGAAGCCAAAGAGTCGACTCAGCCAcactctcttctctcctcagtgGTTTTATTATAAAATCTGATTAATTTGCTGCCTTATGTGAATCACTTTGTAATCTAGGTTTTGAAAATTGCTCTATGAATGagtgatttattattattatggcaGTAATATTCAAGTAGACAATACAAGAACTTCATGTATGACGTGACCACTAAAGATGAGAGTGTTTGGGCTGAGGCGACCCTTTAACTGAGCATTTCTCACCCGTTGCCGTTCACAAACTCCACGTAGTTGAACTCTGCGGTGCGCCACTGGAAGCGAATGCACGTGAAGTCTGATATCATCTTGAAGGCGGCTTGGATGTTTGCCTCTTGATAAGCTGTTAGAGATGAAACAGTGAAGCTGTTGTGTTATCTGAAAACAGCGGTCGCACATCAGGGCTCGTCAGAGCCACAACAACCCACCCAGTTCTTCACTGATGGTGTAAGGCACGATGGCGTCCGGCCACAGGGTCTGCACAGCGTTCCTGTCCTCCTGTCAGTTTAGACATCCACGTGTTATCACCAGGATTTCAACAGTTCCAAAGAAAAACTGGAAACCTCCTAATCATTTAATTCGGAAATGTTTTGGACCCTGTTGATAAATCCTGCTGTGACTCCAGCACCCCGTGTCTTTCAGTGCTAACATTTAGAAGAGCTTTCAGCCAAAGTTCAACTTATAAATCATACAGTGTATATTTGAAAAGCCAAATGTTTCATATCGAGCATATTTTATCTTAATGTTGATGCTTTCCTATTAAAGTTTCCAGGTGAAACTAAATCCTCCCTGCAGCCGTTTGAAAACAGAAAGTCTCCATCTTACTGGTATCAGTATGTCTCCCTCTTGGACAACCATGTCCTCTTGAAGCTCTGTGACAAATAAAAGATAAGAACAGTCACTGCACATTGATTCAGTGTGGTGTATTTAACATGTGTAACATATCCAGAGTTCACCTTCTAAGGTTTCTGCACTGGTCAGCTGTGGTGGTTCAAGCACTGAAACAGCCGGACCTGCAGAAATCTGAGCATTTCATCACGTTGTTTTAACCACAAAAAGAAATTCCCAGTCTTCAAAACCAATGAGCACCAACCAGGTCCAGGACTAGTCGCATTGTGGGAGTCATTGAAGGGGATGCCGCcgactgaaagaaagaaatcaggTTAAATTTAACAAGTAACAGTCATTTATTATTGCATATTCAGCAAAATATATGAGCCAGTCTATTTTCTGACTGCAGCAGACTGAGCATAGCAGTCACAATAACATTATCTACAGAAATCAGGTAATTCCACATAAATTATTCTTCATATTGTCACCACTGAACACCAACCTGGGCCATGACTGGTAGCCTCCTGCGTTTTATTTATGGGGACAGCACCGACTGCATGAACAGAAagcaaatcatcatcatcatttatcagaACATCTGTGGTCTGAAAGCTCCAGTCTGTACCTGTCAACATGCAGATGGAGACCAGGAACCACATCGTGCAACACAAactcaaaagaagaagaaccGGAAGCTTCTGTTGACCTCTGACGGATCTGATCCTCCAGCAACCAGCAGGCTGCATCTCAACAGGTGGACTCACTTCACACTAATTATGACCTTTCAGCATCAGTCTGAACTGTAGAGGGCGCTGCAGTCGATTGGATGCTGGAGGCTTTTCATACCTGCCCACTCAGAGGGTCAGTGGTGCacagtaactaagtacattcactcaagtactctgcttaagtacaattttgagataGTTGAGGTAGATAATACAATTAGCCTCatctaatataatataataatataaattcTCACAATCCAATATTAATATTATGAAAtaggccattctgcataatgagtacttttaaggccacacagtctcacagtgctccagaacagtgtgtgttcaggtggagCTGGTCAGGTGACGTCCTAAGTTCAGATGGAGACGTTTTCTGCAAATGAGAATAGAAGTGAGGAAAAACACCAAACCCAACGCTgctgaaagaatgaatgaaatgaatgagtaCAACCATCTTTTCTCTCAGTGATGACTGAGGGTTTTTGACCTCTAGAGGGTGCAGTATGACACCTGAACAAGGCTCTCCATTATAAAATGGTCACGTGTGCCCTGAGCTGTGACTTTCAggaacagctgcagcttttcccAGGCTGAGGACTGACTTTTAACAAACGCAACTAATTAATTGATAATATTAGagattattaaaattaaaattgttACATGGTCTGAAGGGTTAGGGGTGCTTGAGTCAGGATTAGAACAGGATTAGTTTGTAAGGTAAAACTCTGGAATAAAGGTATTCCCAGTTATTTTTTGTCATAAGGAAAGAGGCGTTTAGGCACCATAGAACAGACAGTTGATTCGTAAATAGAAATTGTGGATGGCTATTTAGCTGGTAAACATTTGTCTACTGAATACCACCAGTGTGTTGGTGAATGATGCTCTGTTCTTGTCATCAGTATTGCTGCATTCAGGTGTCATATAGACAGCATACATATGTTATGTTATAGAAAAGATGGATTTAATCTTTTaggtgatgtgatgtgatgtgatgaaacatgacagatatttgtcatgttttgaatTCTTACTTCAGTTAACAGCAGTAATATGTCACAAATGAGTAttacaaagagaaagaaaacacacactgaactgtatATCCAAGGAGTTAATGCTGCATTTATATGGGATGTGCTTggctgtcattcacacacacacacacacacacacacacacacacacaaacacacacacaccttgtaaGGTGCATACACAGGCACTTCGACACCGGACGACCTAatctacctcctgagccaccgCTGTGCCAGTTTTCCCACAGACATTAAACGCAGCATCAGTCAACATCACGAGTCATGTGATGTCCTGTCATGTGACGCAGTCACTTCCTACTGATTTGGTCCAGAGCGGACAGACTCTGCTGTATCATGTCGTCTTAGTTAGGCTCTACAGACAGTCTCCGTCACAGTGATCATGTTGTTTCAGTATCAATCGGATCGTTTTGCGCTTCTGAAGCTGGTTCTTTGGTTAGTGGCGTGTCTGGGATGTTTGTCGGTCCGATCCGGAGCGGAGGAGGACGGCAGCCTGTGGTACCAGGACCTCTGCAGGTGACAAACACACCTCCGGCTGAGACATACTGCAGCtagaaacagaacaaataacCACATAGATTTCAGCATTTCATCCTTTTATGTACAGAGATCACCAAGCTAATATTAATTCAGAAAGATCGcatttgattatttattatCTTAATTCCAGGCATGCTCATCCGGTAACGTTACAACACGACCCTTGACATCATGAGGTCTGCTGTTAAATTTAGCTCATAAACAATCAGTGTTGGCAGCTCTTTGTTCCAGTTACAATTTCAACTTTGAGGGTTGGTTTGCTCACCAACGTTACCGCTCTCACCGGTGTAAGCTAGCAAACATTTCGGTGAAATACGAAATTGAAAAACGTGCTGCCCCATAAGTTTTAATCAGCTAGCTCACTTGCTGTTGAATGAAATGAGCTCCAAAACTCACTGAAATTGTCTCGAACCCGAGGAATTAAcggtcatttttgtttttgtctagATAGAAATGTAGCCTAGCTAACTGCTAACGTTGCACCAGAACTGTCATGTCAACAGCTAACGCTAAATGTTAGCAACGTTAAAACGAGTCAGAAAATGTCAATGGCGCCACAGTTTCTCCATAAAGCCGCCgaacgagagagagaaacgCGATGCAAACTGAAGCGAAGCTTACAAACTGAACGAGCTGTTGTCTGAACACAGTGTTGTTCTGATGAACTGAGCGGCTGCAGGTCAAATATTGACACAGCATGAAGGCAGAAATGATAACCAGGTCACCCAGCCTGTCGAACATTTCCTTGTTTTGGCAGCGTTTGCCTGCAGAGCTTGTTCACCTTATAAGTCTTAAATGAACTGTGATACTGCTCAAGAAACTTTCGGGAAGTTTCAAATTGTGATACACTTCAGAATAATTCAGCGCTGTCAGGCCTATATGTTACTGTTCTTCATTAGTTAGACGGAGCCCATGTAGAGACACAGCAGGTTTTCCAGAGTTTGTTGCTTAAATGAACAGTTTTAcctttttaaatgcaaacaaacaacaagtcACAGGCAATAAATAGTGTGACACTGAACATTTTCCACGCAAGTATAGAAATAATTCATGAGTGACAGCACAAAAATGGCTCCagctaatatttttttttcattattgattaatatgCTGACTATTTTCTCAAATAATCAATTAGCCTCCCAAGTGGATGTCTGCAGATtgcttgctttttttcctccaccatTCTGTAACCTGattatattaaatgtttaacTACATGAGATAAAGATCCACACAACTGAGATGACTGAGCGAGGTCGTTGAAGTTATTATAGGATTATCAGGCGGATATTTTTCTGTCACACGTTTCAGCTCCAGACGATTTAATTTATTCTGTAAGAGACTTGAAAGTTTGAGAATGCACTTTATATGAATTATTACTGTAGCACACATCGAGTGGAAAATTAATTCACTCCCATTTCAGTGTAATCAATgagttttatttgttatttatgaaaaaactgagcagaaatgccaaacattcgctgccttcagcttctcagatgctcttgttttctgtgttacatTATTGTAGATTTAATATCACTGGATTGGTCAGACAAAGCAGTTTGAAGACGTCTCCTTGTGACGTCCATCATTCAcgattttcagacattttaaagtCAAAAAACTGTTTGATAAATCAACAATAAGGAAAAAATTGTCTTAAATTGATCAGGTGCTGCAGGGCTGAGACCTAACGTGTGTCTGATGTGCATTGCCTAAGTGTTTCTCTTAATCCTAGtcttcttcatttcatttcctttcattcctAATCCTTCTGTTGCAGTTATAAATGGGAGGCTATAGACCTGGATAAAAAAATGAGCTACACGTTTAAGCTCTGTGAGTCTTCCCCGTCCACCAGCTGCGGCGCCGGTGCTGCCGTCTGCGCTGAGGACCTCACCACCAACAAACACCGGTCTGTGGGTGAGTACGGCCCGCTGCTGTGCGCTGGGACACAGTAAAGATTTTGCAGTTGCATAAGACGTGCTGTGAGCCGCGGTGGCGTCATGGCCGTCTGTTGGAGAGATAACGGCTAAATGAAATAGAGACGGTGAAAAAGGAGTTAGGAAAGTTTCTCATATTGTGTGCATGTTCTAATGCATGTAATTCTATGATTGTCACTGTGTGCAGAGGTGTTATTTCATGTCATGAACTAAGGCTAAAAAGGACAATGAACATGTTGTCACTTAGACACCGTGAAGTCACTCATCTCAGATACCTGTGGGAGAGGGATTACAtacctgtgattggccagaaGTTAAAGGGAGcaggtgtttttcctgctgaagTCTTAACGGGAGGCTAGCTCAGAGCTAGCAGCACACTCACAGTGACTGTTTAATTGTTCGGGCGTTGGCTCTGGCCCTCAGTGACACCAGCTGGTGTCTGGCACACTTCCCCACATTCACAGTCCGCCATCTTTGCTGTACTTTGAACATTACTTCAGTCACTTCAGTCGACCCTTGTAGCTCCACACAACGCGACAACTTGTGCGAAGTTTCAGCATTAAATATGATCGTGCAGGAGTTATCTCCACGTCACCTCTGTCCCCACCAGGAGATGAACCCGGTGTAACAGAAGGGAATAGAATAATATCCACCGCAGCCATGTTTTTGAATAGAGAGGTGCATGATGGGAGctgactctctctgactctgacgCGTCCCACATGACGACCACACAGCAGAACATTTCACGGCTCTTTAGTGGCGTTGTGGGTCACactcatctgtttctgtgtgaaggATGAAATTAGCTTTGCATCCTCTGCCGTAACGTTCTGTGGCGGCGGTCTGTGGTCGTGGATGGTTTCACCAGTAAAATGCTCGAGTTCGACCGCTTCGATAAGTTTCCCCTGACTGCTTGTGGGCCTTCTCTGTAAGAGCTGACACGGTGGCTAAGTTTGGTATACGATGTTTCAGATGAGTGGCCGTGCAGGAAACACAAAAGGATCTGGTTTGTCTTGTTGATTGTGGTCCACGGTCTCCGTCTCCGGTCCATAAAATACatgtatgttcatgtgtg
This region includes:
- the LOC121622454 gene encoding high choriolytic enzyme 2-like, translated to MWFLVSICMLTVGGIPFNDSHNATSPGPGPAVSVLEPPQLTSAETLEELQEDMVVQEGDILIPEDRNAVQTLWPDAIVPYTISEELAYQEANIQAAFKMISDFTCIRFQWRTAEFNYVEFVNGNGCASSVGCRGGAQKLYYSHSCSVGNLCHEIIHALGLHHEHTREDRDQYITVQWQSIVPGRQKNFKKKRGDTLNLPYDLNSIMHYGQYFFSLDGSPTVLAKQGGAQMGQRTHLSQLDIQKLNRLYHCDQRMAAHHFTAD